The Halosimplex litoreum genome has a window encoding:
- the coxB gene encoding cytochrome c oxidase subunit II, whose product MKGKRVALLTLFAAALAAVAIEPAAAQSADTTTERLIWNLNNQLMYIAVPITILVEAILFYTVWKFRNNESPLPTKENRRLEITWTVATAIILLFVGVASYQVLADPFVTATPDTDLDTVTDGEEEEALEVQVTAQKYNWQFYYPESDVTNANTLVLPSDRPVRLNITSTDWLHAFHVPSMGLKQDAFPGQSNYLITEATDTGEHQLYCAEYCGVGHSQMLGTVEVRSQEDFDSWLAENGAAGDSGNATAGNATSALAP is encoded by the coding sequence ATGAAGGGTAAGCGCGTCGCACTCCTGACGCTGTTTGCGGCCGCCCTGGCAGCGGTGGCGATCGAGCCCGCCGCCGCCCAGTCGGCCGACACGACGACGGAACGGCTCATCTGGAACCTGAACAACCAGCTCATGTACATCGCCGTCCCGATCACCATCCTCGTGGAGGCGATCCTCTTCTACACGGTCTGGAAGTTCAGGAACAACGAGTCGCCGCTCCCGACCAAGGAGAACCGCCGCCTGGAGATCACCTGGACCGTCGCGACGGCCATCATCCTGCTGTTCGTCGGCGTCGCCTCCTACCAGGTGCTCGCCGACCCGTTCGTCACGGCCACGCCCGACACGGACCTCGATACCGTCACCGACGGCGAGGAGGAGGAGGCACTGGAGGTGCAGGTGACCGCCCAGAAGTACAACTGGCAGTTCTACTACCCCGAGTCGGACGTGACCAACGCCAACACGCTCGTTTTGCCGTCCGACAGACCGGTCCGGTTGAACATCACGTCGACCGACTGGCTGCACGCGTTCCACGTCCCCTCGATGGGCCTGAAACAGGACGCCTTCCCCGGCCAGTCGAACTACCTGATCACCGAGGCGACCGACACCGGTGAACACCAGCTCTACTGCGCCGAGTACTGCGGCGTCGGCCACTCCCAGATGCTCGGCACCGTCGAGGTCCGTAGCCAGGAGGACTTCGACAGCTGGCTCGCCGAGAACGGCGCCGCGGGCGATTCCGGCAACGCCACCGCCGGCAACGCGACCAGCGCGCTCGCGCCCTGA
- a CDS encoding MaoC family dehydratase, translated as MEYFEDLTVGDTGEYGSYEVTAAEVTDFAERYDPQPFHTDPEAAADSPFGGLVASGWHTAAMTMRLLVEGFLADGATRGALGVDELRWRRPVRPGDELTVRTEVVDTDEWDDESGVVSVRITTEADGESALSMVALVLYERRTSP; from the coding sequence ATGGAGTATTTCGAAGATCTGACCGTCGGCGACACCGGCGAGTACGGCAGCTACGAGGTGACCGCCGCGGAGGTCACCGACTTCGCCGAGCGCTACGACCCCCAGCCGTTCCACACCGACCCCGAGGCGGCAGCTGACTCCCCGTTCGGCGGCCTGGTCGCCAGCGGCTGGCACACCGCCGCGATGACGATGCGACTGCTCGTCGAGGGGTTCCTCGCCGACGGGGCGACCCGCGGCGCACTGGGCGTCGACGAACTGCGCTGGCGCCGTCCCGTCAGGCCCGGCGACGAGCTCACCGTGAGGACCGAGGTCGTCGACACGGACGAGTGGGACGACGAATCGGGGGTCGTCTCGGTCCGGATCACGACCGAGGCCGACGGGGAGAGCGCCCTCTCGATGGTCGCGCTCGTGCTCTACGAACGGCGCACGTCGCCGTGA
- a CDS encoding response regulator transcription factor, with translation MSSSVDGRPTVLVVDDETEVADVLALKIRERYETRVAYGGREALESMDETVDAVLLDRRMPDVHGDDVLAEIRDRGYDCVVVMTTAVDPQLNILEMDFDDYLSKPIETETLLTTLDQQLDSRRSSDPKLEEFFSVVSKLEVLESELTPAELADSDEYERRKREAEELGRELQESHPDFDEIVDTFRDIGRN, from the coding sequence GTGTCATCGAGCGTCGACGGTCGACCGACGGTTCTCGTCGTGGACGACGAGACGGAGGTAGCGGACGTGCTCGCGCTGAAGATCCGCGAGCGATACGAGACGCGGGTGGCGTACGGCGGGCGTGAGGCACTCGAATCGATGGACGAGACGGTCGACGCCGTCCTGCTGGACCGGCGGATGCCCGACGTCCACGGCGACGACGTGCTGGCGGAGATCCGTGACCGCGGGTACGACTGCGTCGTCGTGATGACGACCGCCGTCGACCCCCAGCTGAACATCCTGGAGATGGACTTCGACGACTACCTCTCCAAGCCCATCGAGACGGAGACGCTGCTGACCACGCTCGACCAGCAGCTCGACAGCCGGCGCTCGAGCGACCCGAAGCTGGAGGAGTTCTTCTCCGTCGTCTCGAAGCTCGAAGTGCTCGAATCGGAGCTGACACCCGCGGAGCTGGCCGACAGCGACGAGTACGAACGCCGCAAGCGCGAGGCCGAGGAACTCGGCCGCGAACTGCAGGAGTCACACCCGGACTTCGACGAGATCGTCGACACCTTCCGCGATATCGGCCGGAACTGA
- a CDS encoding redoxin domain-containing protein, with amino-acid sequence MLTAGDAAPDFILPGTDGEVVREYMLAEHTREGPVVLAFYLFDFHPACTDELCGIQNLGWFDVREDVTVLGISRDSAFSHRAFAREYDIPFPLLTDSDGGVSERYGVRIDELAGHRDVSNRAVFVVDADTRVRYAWAAEDPSTQPRWDEVRTALDEL; translated from the coding sequence ATGCTCACAGCGGGAGACGCGGCGCCCGACTTCATCCTGCCCGGGACGGACGGCGAGGTGGTCCGCGAGTACATGCTCGCCGAACACACCCGCGAGGGACCCGTCGTCCTGGCGTTCTACCTGTTCGATTTCCACCCGGCCTGCACCGACGAGCTATGCGGGATCCAGAACCTGGGCTGGTTCGACGTGCGGGAGGACGTGACGGTCCTCGGGATCTCCCGGGACAGCGCGTTCAGCCACCGGGCGTTCGCCCGCGAGTACGACATCCCGTTTCCGCTGTTGACCGACAGCGACGGCGGCGTCAGCGAGCGCTACGGCGTTCGCATCGACGAGCTGGCCGGCCACCGAGACGTGTCCAACCGCGCCGTCTTCGTGGTCGACGCCGACACGAGAGTCCGGTACGCCTGGGCCGCCGAAGACCCGTCGACCCAGCCCCGCTGGGACGAGGTACGGACGGCGCTCGACGAGTTGTAG
- a CDS encoding DUF7388 family protein: protein MLQGATLAQAGIDAAALKPAEVDVERGADLAVDTLAVDYEGREHLPSPETLSSLADEKTVRVTTPVRADGFDPLGDRDLAESLPESVRRVLVAGHSAYLTEAEGERAVAPRLREAADRSHDPWVGTEGIERIALAVGGTQFELLGPATDRRLRALRGAGYEGEIALYAPTVLTDEEDAVLDALGEYAARRAPVRSALPDDAATDAAADGRAREVLSQAVRDYGLVGGAETVADRVDELREAGADRIVGYPARGLDPFL, encoded by the coding sequence ATGCTTCAGGGCGCGACGCTGGCGCAGGCAGGGATCGACGCGGCGGCTCTCAAACCCGCCGAGGTCGACGTCGAACGGGGCGCCGACCTCGCCGTGGACACGCTCGCGGTCGACTACGAGGGTCGCGAGCACCTGCCGTCGCCGGAGACGCTCTCGTCGCTGGCCGACGAGAAGACGGTCCGCGTCACCACGCCCGTCCGCGCCGACGGCTTCGACCCGCTCGGCGACCGCGACCTCGCCGAGTCGCTGCCCGAGTCGGTCCGACGGGTCCTCGTCGCCGGCCACTCCGCTTACCTCACGGAGGCCGAAGGTGAGCGAGCGGTCGCGCCCCGACTCCGCGAAGCAGCCGACCGCTCGCACGACCCGTGGGTCGGCACCGAGGGGATCGAGCGGATCGCGCTGGCCGTCGGCGGTACGCAGTTCGAACTGCTCGGGCCGGCCACCGACCGGCGCCTCCGCGCGCTCCGGGGAGCGGGCTACGAGGGCGAGATAGCCCTCTACGCCCCGACCGTCCTGACCGACGAGGAGGACGCCGTCCTCGACGCGCTGGGCGAGTACGCCGCCCGCCGCGCCCCCGTCCGCTCGGCGCTGCCCGACGACGCAGCCACCGACGCGGCCGCCGACGGGCGCGCCCGCGAGGTCCTGTCGCAGGCCGTCCGCGACTACGGCCTCGTCGGGGGCGCCGAGACGGTGGCCGACCGCGTCGACGAACTCCGCGAGGCGGGCGCCGACCGGATCGTCGGCTACCCCGCCCGCGGGCTCGACCCGTTCCTGTGA
- a CDS encoding NAD(P)/FAD-dependent oxidoreductase, with amino-acid sequence MTRVAVVGGGALGVTAARDLAARGADTVLYERDDLASGASGRAAGIAYDAFAEDVDATVAARAVERFRSLASEGAIEFVEHPYVWFARAGDDPRATAVRESAQRMRANGRDVETLDPDGFADRFPALASVDVATAALARDAGYLDPATYVTAMGERAESAGATVETGTPVRLAADGTAVETPVGTERFDAVLVAAGAHTKRLLAGIDTPIPMKPYRVQALVTEPLDDHERVPTCYDATESRYARPREGGLLVGDGTQEREFDPDDYDEAADAEFERASLAWLSEVRSERTTDPEIARSWAGLCTATPDRDPLLGEVRGGLYVATGWHGHGFMRAPALGERVADEILGGDGVGPFDPTRFDGDEEFSVVEGMTVDD; translated from the coding sequence GTGACCCGCGTCGCCGTCGTCGGCGGCGGCGCTCTGGGAGTTACCGCCGCCCGCGACCTGGCCGCCCGCGGCGCCGACACCGTCCTCTACGAGCGCGACGACCTCGCGAGCGGCGCCTCCGGCCGCGCCGCCGGCATCGCCTACGACGCCTTCGCCGAGGACGTCGACGCTACCGTCGCCGCTCGCGCGGTCGAGCGGTTCCGGTCGCTGGCCAGCGAGGGCGCTATCGAGTTCGTCGAGCACCCGTACGTCTGGTTCGCCCGCGCCGGGGACGACCCCCGAGCCACCGCCGTCCGGGAGAGCGCACAGCGCATGCGCGCCAACGGCCGCGACGTGGAGACGCTCGACCCCGACGGATTCGCCGACCGGTTCCCGGCGCTCGCGAGCGTCGACGTGGCGACCGCGGCGCTCGCCCGCGACGCCGGCTACCTCGACCCCGCGACGTACGTCACCGCGATGGGCGAGCGCGCCGAGTCGGCCGGGGCGACCGTCGAGACGGGCACGCCCGTTCGACTCGCCGCCGACGGGACGGCCGTCGAGACGCCCGTGGGGACCGAACGGTTCGACGCCGTCCTCGTCGCCGCGGGCGCCCACACCAAGCGGCTGCTCGCCGGTATCGACACCCCGATTCCGATGAAACCCTACCGCGTGCAGGCGCTCGTCACCGAGCCACTCGACGACCACGAACGGGTTCCAACCTGCTACGACGCGACGGAGAGCCGCTACGCCCGCCCCCGCGAGGGCGGTCTGCTCGTCGGCGACGGCACCCAGGAGCGGGAGTTCGACCCCGACGACTACGACGAGGCCGCGGACGCCGAGTTCGAACGGGCGTCGCTGGCGTGGCTGTCCGAGGTCCGCTCGGAGCGGACGACCGACCCCGAAATCGCCCGCTCGTGGGCCGGCCTCTGTACCGCCACGCCGGACCGAGACCCGCTACTGGGAGAGGTCCGCGGCGGGCTGTACGTCGCGACCGGCTGGCACGGCCACGGTTTCATGCGCGCGCCGGCGCTGGGCGAGCGGGTCGCCGACGAGATCCTCGGTGGGGACGGGGTCGGCCCCTTCGACCCGACCCGCTTCGACGGCGACGAGGAGTTCTCGGTCGTCGAAGGGATGACCGTCGACGACTGA
- a CDS encoding Hsp20/alpha crystallin family protein, whose protein sequence is MNTLRDIGESLGNTVLENVGRAMGRAQERTPLPVDLLESDDAYLAVFDAPGAQSSDVQVQFDSGLVEVRIDRFRGFHEGFEMRYPGRGLALDGHVELPAEARVDADAATATLRENGTLEVRVPKAEPVDSEVDEALEADEVDEVHDETDADELDAEADASESEDEDADDEE, encoded by the coding sequence ATGAACACGTTGCGTGACATCGGCGAGTCGCTGGGCAACACCGTACTGGAGAACGTCGGGCGGGCGATGGGCCGCGCCCAGGAACGGACCCCGCTCCCGGTCGACCTGCTGGAGAGCGACGACGCCTACCTCGCGGTGTTCGACGCACCGGGCGCACAGTCGTCGGACGTGCAGGTGCAGTTCGACTCGGGGCTCGTGGAGGTCCGTATCGACCGGTTCCGCGGATTCCACGAGGGCTTCGAGATGCGCTACCCCGGCCGCGGGCTGGCGCTGGACGGCCACGTCGAACTCCCCGCCGAGGCGCGCGTCGACGCCGATGCAGCCACCGCGACGCTGCGTGAGAACGGCACGCTGGAAGTGCGCGTTCCGAAGGCCGAACCCGTCGACTCCGAGGTCGACGAGGCGCTCGAAGCCGACGAGGTCGACGAGGTCCACGACGAGACCGACGCCGACGAACTGGACGCCGAGGCCGACGCGTCCGAGAGCGAGGACGAAGACGCCGACGACGAGGAGTAG
- a CDS encoding DUF7559 family protein: MPPTKEVKCTDDDCFLDMFENHYTYDVPDDHGVSDLSCPVCGGTDCLEAIEL; this comes from the coding sequence ATGCCACCGACGAAGGAGGTCAAGTGTACGGACGACGACTGTTTCCTCGACATGTTCGAGAACCACTACACCTACGACGTGCCCGACGACCACGGCGTCTCCGACCTTTCCTGTCCGGTCTGTGGCGGTACCGACTGCCTCGAAGCGATCGAACTGTAG
- a CDS encoding DUF429 domain-containing protein, whose translation MGSRVLGVDFSGAADAGRSLWLTEARSTADGLVVDDCYSAADEWGVDRERAHAGLAERATDFSVVGLDFPFSLPQALLEEHCGGVWTGLVEWLTGDGPADPDSFASTCRSTARAHTGDGTAQLRRETDLRRAALCPYDSIVQYQTFHGIRNVLARLADDPAATVAPMQSDPAPTRVVEVYPAATFGWLGLYREGYKGDHRDRRATNVSGIEACSVDIGDFRDTYEGSHDALDSLAAAVSAGRVGADPPRHGPREEGHIYV comes from the coding sequence ATGGGTTCGCGTGTTCTGGGCGTCGATTTCAGCGGTGCGGCGGACGCGGGGCGGTCGCTGTGGCTGACGGAGGCGCGGTCGACGGCGGACGGGTTGGTCGTCGACGACTGTTACAGCGCGGCCGACGAGTGGGGCGTCGACCGCGAGCGCGCCCACGCCGGCCTCGCCGAGCGGGCGACCGACTTCTCGGTCGTCGGGCTGGACTTCCCCTTTAGCCTCCCCCAGGCGTTGCTCGAGGAACACTGTGGCGGCGTCTGGACCGGCCTGGTCGAGTGGCTGACCGGCGACGGACCGGCGGATCCGGACAGCTTCGCTTCGACCTGTCGGTCGACCGCCCGCGCCCACACCGGGGACGGCACCGCGCAACTGCGTCGGGAGACCGACCTCCGGCGCGCGGCGCTGTGTCCATACGACTCGATCGTCCAGTACCAGACCTTCCACGGGATCCGCAACGTTCTCGCGAGGCTGGCCGACGACCCCGCGGCCACCGTCGCGCCGATGCAGTCGGATCCGGCACCCACCCGCGTGGTCGAGGTGTACCCCGCGGCCACCTTCGGCTGGCTCGGTCTCTACCGCGAGGGGTACAAGGGCGACCACCGCGACCGACGCGCGACCAACGTATCGGGTATCGAGGCCTGTAGCGTCGATATCGGCGACTTCCGCGACACCTACGAGGGGAGCCACGACGCGCTGGACAGCCTCGCCGCCGCGGTCTCGGCCGGTCGGGTGGGCGCCGACCCACCGCGCCACGGCCCCCGCGAAGAGGGCCACATCTACGTCTGA
- a CDS encoding sensor histidine kinase translates to MMDTSSIDVLLVDDSGFFRTIVSDRLGEAADISVWKAEDGEDALSTLADRSVDCVVSDFEMPGLNGLQLYERVDAEYGLPFILLTGQGDERTASRAIGAGVDDYLRKDDIAEEGQLQLLANRIENVVAQRRANEKYELLVNNTPDEITQVGRDGTIAAANEAAARSFDTTRSELVGKHLSDVLPKETAAGRIEHGRRALTAGSAVTFQDGFGVRHFHNVAAPVSVGSETDSFQLITRDITGQKRRERELENRTDELAVINRLVRHDINNDIQLLMAWADGIDRYVDDEDAREYVERIQGTCDHIDELTTIARDFVDSIGGDAEFSLTGVDLRQILDDEVEKADRRYDELTIAVDRPIPRVSVRANELLSSVFGNLLSNAARHNDSTDPRVSVAATESATEVSVRFGDNGPGISDAQKDSIFGKGEMGPESPGTGIGLYLAHTLVDQYGGEIEVADNDPTGCVFTVTLPKHA, encoded by the coding sequence ATGATGGATACGTCGTCGATCGACGTGTTACTCGTCGACGACAGCGGTTTCTTTCGCACGATCGTCTCCGACCGGTTGGGGGAGGCGGCGGACATCTCGGTGTGGAAGGCCGAGGACGGCGAGGACGCGCTCTCGACGCTCGCCGACCGGTCGGTCGACTGCGTCGTCAGCGACTTCGAGATGCCCGGGTTGAACGGCCTACAACTGTACGAGCGCGTCGACGCGGAGTACGGGCTCCCGTTCATCCTCCTCACCGGGCAAGGCGACGAACGGACGGCCAGCCGGGCGATCGGCGCGGGCGTCGACGACTACCTCCGGAAAGACGACATCGCCGAGGAGGGCCAGTTGCAACTGCTGGCCAACCGCATCGAGAACGTCGTCGCCCAGCGCCGGGCAAACGAGAAGTACGAACTGCTGGTCAACAACACGCCCGACGAGATCACGCAGGTCGGTCGCGACGGGACGATCGCGGCCGCCAACGAGGCCGCCGCCCGGTCGTTCGACACGACCCGCTCGGAGCTGGTCGGCAAACACCTCTCGGACGTGCTCCCGAAGGAGACCGCCGCCGGCCGTATCGAACACGGTCGGCGCGCGCTGACGGCCGGGTCGGCGGTCACGTTCCAGGACGGCTTCGGGGTCCGTCACTTCCACAACGTCGCCGCGCCGGTCAGCGTCGGCAGCGAGACCGACTCCTTCCAGCTCATCACTCGCGACATCACCGGACAGAAGCGCCGCGAGCGCGAACTGGAGAACCGGACGGACGAGCTCGCGGTGATCAACCGGCTGGTCCGCCACGATATCAACAACGACATCCAGCTGCTGATGGCCTGGGCGGACGGGATCGACCGGTACGTCGACGACGAGGACGCGCGGGAGTACGTCGAGCGCATCCAGGGGACCTGCGACCACATCGACGAACTGACGACGATCGCCCGGGACTTCGTCGACTCGATCGGCGGCGACGCGGAGTTCTCGCTGACCGGGGTCGACCTCCGGCAGATCCTCGACGACGAAGTCGAGAAGGCCGACCGACGCTACGACGAGCTGACGATCGCGGTCGATCGACCGATCCCGCGGGTCTCGGTCAGGGCCAACGAGCTGCTCTCGTCGGTGTTCGGCAACCTGCTGAGCAACGCCGCCCGACACAACGACTCGACCGACCCGCGGGTCAGCGTCGCCGCGACGGAGTCGGCGACCGAGGTCAGCGTCCGTTTCGGCGACAACGGTCCCGGGATCTCCGACGCGCAGAAGGACTCTATCTTCGGCAAGGGCGAGATGGGCCCCGAGAGCCCCGGGACGGGCATCGGGCTGTACCTCGCCCACACGCTCGTCGATCAGTACGGCGGCGAGATCGAAGTGGCCGACAACGACCCGACCGGCTGTGTGTTCACCGTCACGCTACCGAAACACGCCTGA
- a CDS encoding ABC transporter ATP-binding protein, with the protein MSDEHGGFEGVRDNLDGNPMWQLLGYATAYWPRLTVGVLASVLTRLARLVPPIIVGTAIDRVIRSSGEPGLLTTVGLLPQGTIEGEAARLALLERLVVIAALAYLVRSVTRFVSRYLLQSTAQKVQRDLRDDSYDHIQRLSMDFFANHQTGGMMSILNSDINRLEAFLNTEFRQLIRVVATVGGIGVVLYVGYSEKLALIALAPVPFIGIASWYFLSWIEPRYKSIRETVSRLNTRLENNLSGAPVIKAFDRYEFEHDRVADQSQTYHDEKVGALRIRRGFFAALRLVTGVVFVVALYVAGRDIISGAPGALSAGTVAIFFLYLRRLYSPMRRVGKSANKYQLAKSSAERVFGLLAQEPTVTSPEDPYEPASVDGAVAFEDVTFAYDDQPVVRGVDLDVAPGDTVGLAGPTGAGKSTLLKLVPRFHDPDEGTVRVDGTDVREYDLQTLRDHVAVVEQQPYLFSGTVAENVAYGDRAVLDGEGADEESARQRVREAADAAEAGAFIEDLPDGYDTQIGERGIKLSGGQRQRVAIARALLNDPEIIIFDEATSDVDTETEERIQESLDRLVEDRTAFVIAHRLSTIRDADSIVVMDEGEVVERGSHDDLLADRGDYADLWYAQADEGPVSADD; encoded by the coding sequence ATGAGCGACGAGCACGGCGGGTTCGAGGGGGTCCGCGACAACCTCGACGGGAACCCGATGTGGCAACTGCTGGGGTACGCGACGGCGTACTGGCCGCGGTTGACCGTCGGGGTGTTGGCCTCGGTCCTGACGCGACTCGCGCGGCTGGTGCCGCCGATAATCGTCGGGACGGCCATCGACCGCGTCATCCGCAGCTCGGGCGAGCCCGGCCTGCTCACTACCGTCGGACTGCTACCCCAGGGGACCATCGAGGGGGAGGCCGCGCGGCTCGCGCTGCTCGAACGGCTGGTCGTCATCGCCGCGCTGGCCTATCTCGTGCGGTCGGTGACCCGGTTCGTCTCCCGGTACCTGTTGCAGTCGACCGCCCAGAAGGTCCAGCGGGACCTGCGCGACGACAGCTACGACCACATCCAGCGGCTGTCGATGGACTTCTTCGCGAACCACCAGACCGGCGGCATGATGTCGATCCTCAACAGCGACATCAACCGGTTAGAGGCGTTTCTCAACACCGAGTTCCGCCAGCTCATCAGGGTGGTCGCGACCGTCGGCGGCATCGGGGTCGTGCTCTACGTGGGCTACTCCGAGAAGCTCGCGCTGATCGCGCTGGCGCCGGTCCCGTTCATCGGGATCGCCTCGTGGTACTTCCTCAGCTGGATCGAGCCGCGGTACAAGTCGATCCGCGAGACGGTCTCGCGGCTCAACACTCGCCTGGAGAACAACCTCAGCGGCGCGCCGGTCATCAAGGCCTTCGACCGCTACGAGTTCGAACACGACCGGGTCGCCGACCAGAGCCAGACCTACCACGACGAGAAGGTCGGGGCGTTGCGCATCCGACGGGGCTTTTTCGCCGCCCTGCGGCTCGTGACGGGCGTCGTCTTCGTCGTCGCGCTGTACGTCGCCGGCCGCGACATCATCTCGGGGGCGCCCGGCGCGCTCTCGGCGGGGACCGTGGCTATCTTCTTCCTCTATCTCCGCCGGCTGTACTCCCCGATGCGCCGGGTCGGCAAGTCCGCCAACAAGTACCAGCTCGCCAAGTCCAGCGCCGAGCGGGTGTTCGGCCTGCTCGCCCAGGAGCCGACGGTCACCAGTCCGGAAGACCCCTACGAGCCGGCGTCGGTCGACGGCGCGGTCGCCTTCGAGGACGTGACCTTCGCCTACGACGACCAGCCGGTCGTCCGTGGCGTCGATCTCGACGTGGCGCCCGGCGACACGGTCGGCCTCGCGGGGCCGACCGGCGCGGGCAAGTCAACCCTCCTGAAGCTCGTCCCTCGCTTCCACGACCCCGACGAGGGGACCGTCCGGGTCGACGGGACGGACGTGCGCGAGTACGACCTCCAGACGCTGCGCGACCACGTCGCCGTCGTCGAACAGCAGCCCTATCTCTTCTCGGGGACCGTCGCCGAGAACGTCGCCTACGGTGACCGCGCGGTGCTCGACGGCGAGGGGGCGGACGAGGAGTCGGCCCGCCAGCGCGTCCGCGAGGCGGCCGACGCCGCCGAGGCGGGCGCGTTCATCGAGGATCTCCCGGATGGCTACGACACCCAGATCGGCGAGCGCGGCATCAAGCTCTCGGGCGGCCAGCGCCAGCGGGTCGCAATCGCCCGCGCGCTGCTGAACGACCCGGAGATCATCATCTTCGACGAGGCGACCTCCGACGTGGACACCGAGACCGAGGAGCGCATCCAGGAGAGCCTCGACCGACTCGTCGAGGACCGCACCGCGTTCGTCATCGCCCACCGGCTGTCGACCATCCGCGACGCCGACAGCATCGTCGTCATGGACGAGGGGGAAGTCGTCGAACGGGGGAGCCACGACGACCTGCTCGCCGACCGCGGCGACTACGCCGACCTCTGGTACGCCCAGGCCGACGAGGGGCCGGTCAGCGCCGACGACTGA
- a CDS encoding AI-2E family transporter produces MSDGPEPPAWVVEQPGLTAVALVSVVLALSVLLPYLQFVLFGVVLAYILYPLQRRLEQYVRPMAAAMGVVVATLVVVLLPLVYVLTIAVQQSFGVVRAIRRGELDVETVERLFESNGYAVDLIALYETNQGRIAAAIREVTNGAVDLAGSLPGLFIGLTITLFVLFALLRDGERLLAWVEWVLPVPDEDLAELRAGLDDLMWASVVGNVAVAAIQAVMLGVGLFVAGVPAIVFLTVATFVLTLLPLVGAFGVWIPAAAYLVAVGRPRAGAALAVYGLFVTFSDSYLRPALIGQTAAFNSAIVIVGIFGGLVAFGAVGLFIGPVVLGGAKLALDCFASEHAGELPEEASVEPADSETDAAGGKADAG; encoded by the coding sequence ATGTCAGACGGTCCCGAACCGCCGGCCTGGGTCGTCGAACAGCCGGGGCTGACCGCCGTGGCGCTGGTGAGCGTCGTCCTGGCGCTGTCGGTGCTCCTGCCGTACCTCCAGTTCGTCCTGTTCGGTGTCGTCCTCGCGTACATCCTCTATCCGCTCCAGCGACGCCTGGAGCAGTACGTCCGGCCGATGGCCGCGGCGATGGGCGTGGTCGTGGCCACGCTGGTCGTCGTCTTGCTCCCGCTGGTCTACGTCCTGACGATCGCCGTCCAGCAGTCGTTCGGGGTCGTCCGGGCGATCCGGCGCGGCGAGCTCGACGTGGAGACGGTCGAGCGGCTGTTCGAGTCGAACGGCTACGCGGTCGACCTGATCGCTCTATACGAGACCAACCAGGGCCGGATCGCCGCGGCCATCCGGGAGGTCACGAACGGCGCGGTCGACCTCGCCGGCAGCCTCCCGGGACTGTTCATCGGGCTGACGATCACGTTGTTCGTCCTGTTCGCGCTGCTGCGCGACGGCGAGCGCCTGCTCGCGTGGGTCGAGTGGGTGTTGCCGGTCCCCGACGAGGACCTGGCCGAACTCCGCGCCGGACTGGACGACCTCATGTGGGCCTCCGTCGTCGGGAACGTCGCCGTCGCGGCCATCCAGGCGGTGATGCTCGGCGTCGGCCTCTTCGTAGCCGGCGTCCCGGCGATCGTCTTCCTCACGGTCGCTACCTTCGTCCTGACACTGTTGCCGCTGGTCGGCGCGTTCGGCGTCTGGATCCCCGCGGCAGCGTATCTCGTCGCGGTCGGGCGCCCGCGGGCCGGCGCGGCGCTGGCCGTCTACGGCCTGTTCGTCACCTTCTCCGACTCGTATCTCCGCCCGGCGCTGATCGGCCAGACCGCCGCGTTCAACTCCGCGATCGTCATCGTCGGCATCTTCGGCGGGCTCGTCGCCTTCGGCGCCGTCGGGCTGTTTATCGGCCCGGTCGTCCTCGGCGGCGCGAAGCTCGCCCTGGACTGTTTCGCCAGCGAACACGCCGGGGAGTTGCCCGAGGAAGCGAGCGTCGAGCCCGCCGACAGCGAGACCGACGCCGCCGGGGGGAAGGCGGACGCAGGGTGA